GGGCGGGATGCGCTGGGGCCAGGCTCTTCAGCACGGTGTCAGCTTCAGTTTGTGCCGGCTGAGCCGTCTGGACCGGAGAGGCTGTAGGCGCGCCAGGCGTCCATTTGGGACGTTCACTGCTCTGGGTTTCGGGAGCAGCTGGGGTCGGCACCTGTTCTGATCCTCCAGCCGCCTGTGGTTTCCAGGTTGGGCGGGCAGCCTGTGACGGGGCTTCCGCTGCGGTGCTGGGTCCGGCTGCGCGGTCATCCAGCACTACTGGGGCCTCTGTACTCACGTTGTCCTGACTGGCCGGGCGAGGCGTCGCAGCCGGGTTCCAGCTGGGGCGAGCACCGGAGGCAGCGGGAGCCACATCATCTGCCGCAGGTTGGGCCGGAGCAGTCGAGGCAGCACCAGGATTCCAGGCTGGACGGCTGGCCGAGGGAGCAGTGTCTACCGGAGCACTCTCCGCTTGACCTGCCGGAGCGGCTGCAGGAGCACCAGGGTTCCACACGGGACGTTCTGTAGACGCACTCGCAACTGCTGAAGGTGTGTCTGCTGCATCATCGCTGGCCGCTGGTTGGGGAGCCGCACCTGGCGTCCACGCGGGACGGGCAGCCGCAATGACATCGTCCGCACTACGGGCCGCTGGAGCCGCGCTGGGCTGCCAGCTTGGACGGGCCGCACTGCTGGACGGTGTTGGAGCCTGGGTGCTGACCTCCTCCTGAGCGGGCTGGGCTGGGACTGCGCCAGGGGTCCAGGCAGGGCGAATGCCTGCGGGCTGCACATCATCACGGCTGGGGTGTGGGGTTGGAGCAGGCGGTGCCGCCCCCGGAGTCCAGGCCGGACGGTCACTGCTGGCCGGAGCCTGCGGAGTGGCAACGGGCGACCAGGCTGGTCGCTCATTGGCCGCTGGAACCATGTCGTCTTTGACAGGAGCGGCGCCGGGAGCCCAGCTCTGACGCTTCACCGGCTCGGCGGCGGGGGTTTGCACTGCTGGCATCGGTTCTGGTTGGGCATTCTCCACTTCGGCAGTGGTGACAGCGGTGACTTCTTCCTCACCGAGCACGTTGCGCACTTCTCCCTCGGCTTCAGGGAGGTGGGTGTTGGGCGCTTCGGCCTGGCCTTCAGGAGCCACTGGAACTTCGGGTTCGACCCACTCACCCTGGGCGCGCTGCACGCTTTCCAGCATCAGCTCGGCCACGTCCTTGACCACGATGTCCTCGGCCTGCGCCTTGGCGGGGGTGCTCTGCATCATGGACTTGCAGAAGGGGCAACCCACCGCCAGCACCTTGCCCTCCTTGGCGGCGTCCAGGCGGGCCTGGATTTCCTTGAAGCGGTTGTCGCTGACGCGTTCGGTCCCGTCCTCTTCTTCTTTCCAGAACTGTGCACCACCTGCGCCACAGCAGAAGCTCTGCTCGCGGGTACGTTCCAGTTCCAGCACCTGCCCGGCCATGCGGGTAATCAGGGAGCGCGGCGCGTCGTACACACCGTTGTGGCGGCCCAGGTAGCAGGGGTCGTGGTAGGTGACCGAATCGCCCAACTGCGCCATCGGCAAACTTCCAGCGTCCACTAAGTTCTGGAGATACTCGGTGTGGTGGATCACCTGATAGTCGCCGCCGATCTGTTTGTACTCCTGCCCGATCATGTTCATGCAGTGTGGGCAGGTCGCCACGATCAGCTTGGGACGGACCGTGTTCAGGGTTTCCACGTTCTCCTGGGCCAGTTGCAGGTACAGGAACTCGTTGCCGGCGCGGCGGGCGCTGTCGCCGGTGCAGGCTTCCTTTTTGCCCAGCACGGCGTAGTTCACGCCCGCCTTGTCCAGCAGCTGCACGAAGGAGCGGGCCACCTTCTGGGCGCCGGGGTCGTAGCTCGCGGCGCATCCCACCCAGTACAGCACGTCGGGTTCGGGGTTCTCGTCGGTGGTCGGCACGCGCAGACCCTCGGCCCACTCCATGCGCTTGTCGCGCGAGATGCCCCAGGGGTTGCTGGCGCGTTCCATGCCCCGGAAGGC
The sequence above is a segment of the Deinococcus radiophilus genome. Coding sequences within it:
- a CDS encoding heterodisulfide reductase-related iron-sulfur binding cluster produces the protein MLPDLHKILFALYALITGTFLAWGFYRLYLRNLRGTAATEPRFDNLPGRIGYAITTSLTQERVFRKRPVIGVLHSMVFYGFVYYLLVNVVDLLEGFFPFAIHSDNPFGIAYNLLADLLSAAVILGVIGLMVRRFFTQGKRDFKFNEKTLLHDWVGSGYIRRDSIIVASFIIFHVGSRMIAQSSKMAMEGGDPWQPFATGLGNLLFGGLSHAAQMNWWVLGFWGALGSILAFMIYFPYSKHFHFVGAPLNYALKRPVGSGVLPPMPGLEEAMEAEEPKLGVEKLEDLEWPRLLDAYACIQCNRCQDVCPANATGKALSPAALEINKRMELNAIGAHASPFTLKKAAFEDGAATARPLLEYAISEEAVWGCTTCGACMQVCPVQDEQMLDIVDIRRNLVMVQGEFPPQLQTAFRGMERASNPWGISRDKRMEWAEGLRVPTTDENPEPDVLYWVGCAASYDPGAQKVARSFVQLLDKAGVNYAVLGKKEACTGDSARRAGNEFLYLQLAQENVETLNTVRPKLIVATCPHCMNMIGQEYKQIGGDYQVIHHTEYLQNLVDAGSLPMAQLGDSVTYHDPCYLGRHNGVYDAPRSLITRMAGQVLELERTREQSFCCGAGGAQFWKEEEDGTERVSDNRFKEIQARLDAAKEGKVLAVGCPFCKSMMQSTPAKAQAEDIVVKDVAELMLESVQRAQGEWVEPEVPVAPEGQAEAPNTHLPEAEGEVRNVLGEEEVTAVTTAEVENAQPEPMPAVQTPAAEPVKRQSWAPGAAPVKDDMVPAANERPAWSPVATPQAPASSDRPAWTPGAAPPAPTPHPSRDDVQPAGIRPAWTPGAVPAQPAQEEVSTQAPTPSSSAARPSWQPSAAPAARSADDVIAAARPAWTPGAAPQPAASDDAADTPSAVASASTERPVWNPGAPAAAPAGQAESAPVDTAPSASRPAWNPGAASTAPAQPAADDVAPAASGARPSWNPAATPRPASQDNVSTEAPVVLDDRAAGPSTAAEAPSQAARPTWKPQAAGGSEQVPTPAAPETQSSERPKWTPGAPTASPVQTAQPAQTEADTVLKSLAPAHPAQSDTDDTSTETGATGRPKWKPSQS